Within the Streptomyces sp. NBC_00353 genome, the region CAAGGCCGGGGACGCCCAGGGCATGGCCCTGTGGGCGGGCCAGGGCCACCGGATGGCACGCGAGCTGCCGGCCGGCCGGCTGACCGAACTGCTCGCCGAGGAACTGGATGCCGCACGCGCGGCAGTGAGCACAAGGAGCACGCAGTGACCGCACCGGTCTTCGTCGTCGAGCAGGTCCCCAGCGGCCCGCGGTTCGTCCTGGACGGGCCCGAGGGGCGGCACGCCGTATCGGTGAAACGGCTGCACGCCGGTGAGGACGTCGTCCTGACGGACGGGCACGGCCGGTGGGTGGAAGGCGTCGTGGAGGCTGCCGAGGGCAAGGACCGGCTCGTCCTGACGAGCCTCGGCACGGTCCACGAGGAGCCCCGGCCCGCGCCCCGTATCACCGTGGTCCAGGCGCTCCCCAAGGGCGACCGCGGCGAGGTCGCCGTCGAGACCCTCACGGAGACCGGCGTCGACGCGATCGTGCCGTGGCAGGCCTCGCGCTGCATCACCCAATGGAAGGGTGATCGTGGCCTCAAGTCCCTGGCGAAATGGCGGAACACGGCCCGCGAGGCGGGCAAGCAGTCGCGCCGGGTGCTGTTCCCTGAGGTGACGGACGCAATGACGACCAAACAGGTGGCCGCACTTCTGGCCACAGCGGACTTCGCGGCCGTCCTGCACGAGGAGCGGGCGTACGACAGCGAGCCGCTGGCCACCGTCGGACTCCCGGCAGGGGGCGAGATCATGCTGGTCGTGGGGCCCGAGGGCGGTGTCTCGCCGGACGAGCTGGAAGCCTTCGCCGAGGCCGGCGCCCGGACCTGCCGGCTCGGCCGGAGCGTGCTGCGCACCTCCACGGCCGGCACCGCGGCGACGGCCCTGCTGCTGGGGCGCACCGGTCGCTGGGCGTAACCACCCCATACAGCAAGTACGGTGTGGCCGCAAGCGGTCTACCGCGCGGTGGGGGAGTAGTGGGACGCTTCCACGTATGCGGACATTGAGGGCATCAAGTCCATGGGGGCGCGGCCGGACCCGTCGCATTCCGGCCGTACTGTGCCTCGTCGGTACGGCGGTTGCGGGGGCCGTCGCCTGTGAGCCGATCGACGGGCTGAATTCCGCGTCCGTCGCCCTGACCACGGACCGGACCGGCACCGGGGCGCTGGAGCGCAAAGGGGTCGATGTGCGGTGGCTGAACTGCACGGCCGAGGTCGAGGGCGGCGGTGCGACACGGTCCTCGCCCTCACCCTCCGCGTCCGTGCGGCAGGTGGCGCGGGTCGACTGCCGCGGCCGGACCGTGGGCGGCAAGGACATCACGCTCGCCGGCAAGGTCACGAAGGAGGTCAACGGGGTTTGTGTGCGGGGGGACTTGACGGGGAGGGTCAGCGAC harbors:
- a CDS encoding 16S rRNA (uracil(1498)-N(3))-methyltransferase produces the protein MTAPVFVVEQVPSGPRFVLDGPEGRHAVSVKRLHAGEDVVLTDGHGRWVEGVVEAAEGKDRLVLTSLGTVHEEPRPAPRITVVQALPKGDRGEVAVETLTETGVDAIVPWQASRCITQWKGDRGLKSLAKWRNTAREAGKQSRRVLFPEVTDAMTTKQVAALLATADFAAVLHEERAYDSEPLATVGLPAGGEIMLVVGPEGGVSPDELEAFAEAGARTCRLGRSVLRTSTAGTAATALLLGRTGRWA